In a genomic window of Deinococcus detaillensis:
- a CDS encoding serine hydrolase: MALKLGRFLLLAGALGGGYAAVRWNGAQSAAPAPLAVKFIPAPLPTALEPPPVSEVSPPQTPADGCVSPLPSLPAPKPPAGLNGQLGLYAAVIDPQTLQPLRAVSYSPNAEFPLASTYKQAVLWALLRQVDAGTFDLNQKFSVNRQTQSLGAYPYDGSTARALAERMIQFSDNTATDLLHRKVGLQNVQNVADDLRLCRTRLILPTKDWWTAQAGLSPTFAGTKSWAKATGEKRAQLAERIDQDAQKQRPDYLQRKLDEYFDQRYDAADDLSVHNFSTPYELSTLVANEFLRSGLSPKSQEIQRKLMALGCCKSGLLPIPVDTWGGKGGNGWKILTFSGYFKTKGGEHVVYAFMLHGSEQTYTMPLTRSAFKWIRSALGEILVAGDGGKTLDAPAPPPNP, encoded by the coding sequence ATGGCGCTCAAATTGGGCCGTTTTCTGCTGTTGGCGGGCGCACTCGGGGGCGGTTACGCGGCGGTGCGCTGGAATGGAGCCCAGTCTGCTGCGCCTGCGCCCCTCGCGGTGAAGTTCATTCCAGCGCCGCTTCCCACCGCGCTGGAGCCTCCGCCCGTTTCTGAGGTCTCACCTCCCCAAACGCCCGCTGACGGCTGCGTTTCGCCGCTGCCCAGCTTGCCCGCGCCCAAGCCGCCCGCTGGACTGAACGGGCAACTGGGGCTGTATGCGGCGGTGATCGACCCCCAGACTTTGCAGCCGCTCAGGGCCGTCTCTTATTCGCCCAACGCCGAATTTCCGCTGGCGAGTACCTACAAGCAGGCGGTGTTGTGGGCGCTGCTGCGGCAAGTCGATGCCGGAACGTTTGACCTGAATCAGAAGTTCAGCGTCAATAGGCAAACCCAGAGTCTCGGCGCGTATCCCTACGACGGCAGCACCGCCAGGGCGCTGGCCGAGCGGATGATTCAGTTTTCCGACAACACCGCCACCGATCTGCTTCACCGCAAAGTGGGTCTGCAAAACGTGCAGAACGTGGCCGACGACTTGAGGTTGTGCCGCACCCGCCTCATTTTGCCCACCAAGGACTGGTGGACGGCGCAGGCGGGGTTGTCGCCCACCTTTGCCGGAACCAAGTCGTGGGCCAAGGCAACCGGCGAAAAGCGGGCGCAACTGGCGGAGCGGATAGACCAAGACGCCCAAAAACAGCGCCCCGATTATTTGCAGCGCAAATTAGACGAGTATTTTGACCAGCGCTACGACGCTGCCGATGATCTGAGCGTGCACAACTTTAGCACCCCTTACGAACTCTCAACGCTGGTGGCCAATGAGTTCTTGCGCTCTGGCCTCAGTCCGAAGTCTCAGGAGATTCAGCGCAAGTTGATGGCGCTGGGCTGCTGCAAGTCGGGCTTGCTGCCGATTCCGGTAGACACTTGGGGCGGAAAAGGTGGCAACGGCTGGAAAATCCTGACCTTCAGCGGTTATTTCAAAACCAAGGGCGGTGAGCATGTGGTCTACGCTTTCATGCTGCACGGCTCGGAGCAGACCTACACCATGCCGCTGACCCGCAGCGCCTTCAAGTGGATTCGCTCGGCGCTGGGCGAAATTCTGGTGGCAGGCGACGGGGGCAAGACGCTGGACGCGCCTGCCCCCCCGCCAAATCCGTAG
- a CDS encoding ABC transporter permease — protein MASVWTVAKQELLTTLRDRRTLTSSILIPLLLIPLFTVGLPLLLSTLLGGQAQTRQTVGVVGKLPDALRNQLTLDSKTEKGVRLVSVTDPTAAVQKGDVDAALRATTPLPSEAGKSGTLQLFYKVGNLKAESGAASKVRSVVQTYNKDLVSKKLAELKLSPALLTPIALSTVNASNAVEASSGQLAFIIPFFMLQFILAGATAAATDSTAGERERGTLEALLATPAPRSTVLMGKLVATTLTGLLAAAFSVIGLSLSAPLALLLTPAGQSASQSAIQQAFGGSLALGPAGFGAVLLAAASVALLLSAALLTLSLFARSVKEAQTYIAPLTILIILPAVMLQYADFLKTGAGLYAAPLIGSMLVILDTVKGALSGPHLLLSLGGNVLAAGALTLLATRLFGREGVAFKK, from the coding sequence GTGGCTAGCGTCTGGACAGTCGCCAAGCAGGAACTGCTCACCACCCTGAGAGACAGGCGCACCCTGACCAGCAGCATCCTGATTCCGCTGCTGCTGATTCCGCTGTTCACGGTGGGCCTGCCGCTGCTGCTCAGCACCTTGCTGGGCGGCCAAGCCCAGACGCGGCAAACGGTGGGGGTGGTGGGCAAGTTGCCGGACGCCCTGAGAAACCAACTGACCCTCGACAGCAAAACTGAAAAAGGCGTGCGGCTCGTCAGCGTGACCGACCCCACCGCCGCCGTGCAAAAGGGAGATGTGGACGCGGCGCTGAGGGCCACCACCCCTCTGCCCAGCGAGGCGGGCAAGAGCGGCACCCTGCAACTCTTTTACAAAGTCGGCAACCTCAAAGCCGAGAGCGGCGCGGCCAGCAAAGTCCGGTCGGTGGTTCAGACCTACAACAAAGACCTGGTGAGCAAAAAGCTGGCTGAACTCAAGCTCAGTCCGGCGCTGCTGACGCCGATTGCGCTCAGCACCGTGAACGCCAGCAACGCGGTGGAAGCCAGCAGCGGGCAACTGGCCTTTATCATTCCGTTTTTTATGTTGCAGTTCATCTTGGCCGGAGCCACCGCCGCCGCCACCGACTCCACCGCCGGAGAGCGCGAGCGCGGCACCCTGGAAGCGCTGCTGGCCACGCCCGCGCCGCGCAGCACGGTGCTGATGGGCAAGCTGGTGGCCACCACCCTGACCGGGCTGCTGGCCGCCGCCTTCAGCGTGATCGGTTTATCGCTCAGCGCTCCGCTGGCGCTGCTGCTCACGCCCGCCGGGCAAAGCGCTTCGCAAAGCGCCATTCAGCAGGCTTTCGGCGGCTCGCTGGCGCTCGGCCCCGCCGGGTTCGGCGCGGTGCTGCTGGCCGCCGCCTCGGTGGCCCTGCTGCTCAGCGCCGCGCTGCTGACGCTGTCGCTGTTTGCCCGCTCGGTTAAAGAAGCCCAGACCTACATCGCGCCGCTGACCATCTTGATTATCTTGCCCGCCGTGATGCTTCAGTACGCCGACTTTCTCAAAACCGGAGCGGGCCTTTACGCCGCGCCGCTGATCGGCAGCATGTTGGTCATCCTAGACACGGTCAAGGGCGCTCTCAGCGGCCCCCACCTGCTGCTCAGCTTGGGCGGTAACGTACTGGCGGCGGGAGCGCTGACCTTGCTGGCGACTCGCTTGTTTGGGCGCGAAGGCGTGGCCTTTAAGAAGTAG